Proteins encoded together in one Terriglobus saanensis SP1PR4 window:
- a CDS encoding MFS transporter produces MHQPYTTYAPEAQKSNVRWMVCGLLFLATTINYMDRSVFSLIEPELHKLPFMQWDDNSPQAFNDHFGNVLIFFQIAYGIGLLVSGRIIDKLGTKLGYSLAIGLWGIASMSHVFVGSVAGFCLARFMLGIGESGNFPAAIKATSEWFPTEERALATGIWNSGANFSSLIAPILIPFVTSIYGWRAAFLTTGSMGMIWLVLWLLFPYNKLRRSSTQTQANLELPLKQYQGTSLGYVLKSRGLWAFAIAKGLTDPIWWFYLFWLPKYFHENYNLDLKHVGLPLILIYCGSSVGSIGGGYVAGHFMRRGMDVNKGRKLAMLICACFSVFAVFVPVVHSRYPGNVWLAVGLLAVAAAAHQGWSANLFATPSDIFPSTTVSTVVGIGGAAGAVGGALFTWFTKTVWIHHPFLIFLIAACAYLTSLAIFNLLVPRLGHNLNVRVDEPTMP; encoded by the coding sequence GTGCACCAGCCATACACGACGTATGCCCCAGAAGCGCAGAAATCCAATGTGCGCTGGATGGTCTGCGGCCTTCTCTTCCTCGCGACCACGATCAATTACATGGATCGCTCCGTCTTCTCACTCATCGAACCGGAGCTGCACAAGCTCCCTTTTATGCAGTGGGACGACAACAGCCCGCAGGCCTTTAACGATCACTTTGGCAACGTCCTGATCTTCTTCCAGATCGCCTACGGTATCGGCCTGCTGGTCTCTGGCCGCATTATCGACAAGCTGGGAACCAAGCTGGGCTATTCGCTTGCCATCGGTCTCTGGGGTATCGCCTCCATGAGCCATGTCTTCGTCGGCAGTGTTGCGGGCTTCTGCCTGGCGCGATTTATGCTGGGCATTGGCGAAAGCGGCAACTTCCCTGCAGCCATCAAGGCCACCAGCGAGTGGTTCCCCACCGAAGAGCGCGCCCTGGCTACCGGCATCTGGAACTCGGGAGCCAACTTCTCCTCGCTCATCGCACCGATTCTCATCCCCTTCGTGACCAGCATCTACGGCTGGCGCGCGGCCTTTCTTACGACAGGCTCCATGGGGATGATCTGGCTCGTGCTGTGGCTGCTCTTCCCGTACAACAAGCTGCGCCGCAGCTCGACGCAGACGCAGGCAAACCTCGAACTTCCCCTGAAGCAATATCAGGGCACCAGTCTGGGGTATGTTCTCAAGAGCCGCGGCCTCTGGGCCTTCGCTATCGCCAAGGGACTGACCGATCCGATCTGGTGGTTCTACCTCTTCTGGCTGCCGAAGTACTTTCATGAGAACTACAACCTCGACTTGAAGCACGTCGGTCTGCCGCTGATCCTGATTTACTGCGGCTCCAGCGTCGGCTCCATCGGCGGCGGCTATGTGGCCGGTCACTTCATGCGTCGCGGCATGGATGTGAATAAGGGACGTAAGCTGGCGATGCTGATCTGTGCCTGCTTCTCGGTCTTCGCTGTCTTTGTTCCCGTGGTGCATTCGCGCTATCCCGGCAATGTCTGGCTTGCTGTCGGCCTGCTTGCTGTAGCTGCCGCCGCACACCAGGGATGGTCGGCGAACCTCTTCGCCACACCCTCAGACATCTTCCCTTCCACCACCGTCTCGACGGTGGTGGGTATCGGCGGAGCGGCAGGTGCGGTTGGCGGGGCGCTCTTCACCTGGTTCACAAAAACCGTGTGGATCCATCACCCCTTCCTGATCTTCCTCATCGCGGCATGCGCTTATCTCACGTCGCTGGCTATCTTCAATCTCCTCGTCCCACGCCTCGGTCACAACCTGAACGTCCGCGTCGACGAACCCACGATGCCGTAG
- the rfaD gene encoding ADP-glyceromanno-heptose 6-epimerase: MKKTIVVTGAAGFIGCNTVAELNRRGEERLLLVDELGTDDKWKNLVGLKFDDIVAPDDFLLRVEQDDLKDVRGIVHLGACSSTTERDADYLLQNNYRYTRTLAEWSAKHEVRFVYASSGATYGDGSLGYSDEDAVTPTLAPLNMYGYSKHMVDLWALKNGMFQGANPIVGLKYFNVYGPHEEHKGEMRSVVHKSYGQIEREGKVRLFKSYLPGYADGEQKRDFLYVKDAVDVTLYFLEENKVGGLFNCGTGEARTWKSLAQAVFDAMGRESKIEYIEMPETLRGKYQYFTEAKIEKLRAAGYDRKFMSIEEGVREYVQTYLAAKGN; the protein is encoded by the coding sequence ATGAAGAAGACGATCGTGGTGACTGGGGCGGCGGGCTTCATCGGATGCAACACGGTGGCGGAGCTGAATCGCCGCGGCGAAGAGCGTCTCCTGCTGGTCGACGAACTGGGTACGGACGATAAGTGGAAAAATCTTGTCGGTCTGAAGTTTGACGATATCGTTGCGCCGGACGATTTCCTTCTACGTGTGGAGCAGGATGACTTGAAGGATGTGCGAGGCATCGTGCATCTGGGGGCCTGCAGCTCCACGACCGAGCGGGACGCGGACTATCTTCTCCAGAACAACTACCGGTATACGCGGACACTGGCCGAGTGGTCTGCAAAGCATGAGGTGCGCTTCGTCTATGCGTCCTCCGGCGCGACCTATGGCGATGGTTCGCTGGGATATAGTGACGAGGACGCTGTTACGCCCACGCTGGCTCCACTGAATATGTACGGCTATTCCAAGCACATGGTGGACCTTTGGGCCCTGAAGAACGGGATGTTCCAAGGGGCGAATCCGATTGTGGGGTTGAAGTACTTCAACGTCTATGGACCACACGAGGAGCACAAAGGCGAGATGCGCTCCGTGGTGCATAAGAGTTACGGCCAGATCGAGCGCGAAGGAAAGGTGCGGCTCTTCAAGAGCTACCTTCCCGGGTATGCAGACGGCGAACAGAAACGGGACTTCCTCTATGTGAAGGACGCCGTGGATGTGACGCTGTACTTTCTGGAAGAGAATAAGGTGGGTGGATTGTTCAACTGTGGAACCGGCGAAGCCCGTACGTGGAAGTCGTTGGCCCAGGCCGTCTTCGATGCCATGGGGCGTGAATCGAAGATTGAGTACATCGAGATGCCGGAGACGTTGCGCGGAAAGTACCAGTACTTCACCGAAGCGAAGATCGAGAAACTGCGGGCGGCAGGCTATGACCGAAAATTTATGAGCATTGAAGAAGGCGTGCGCGAGTACGTGCAGACCTATCTTGCAGCGAAGGGAAACTGA
- a CDS encoding ROK family protein: protein MAKIRIGIDLGGTKIEGRAFDAEGHELDRLRVPTPREDYDGTLAAIGEVATALETRTGSKGLVGLGIPGTIVRSTGLVKNANSTWLNGRPLELDLKKVTGRDIRCANDANCLAISEATDGAAAGYGVVFGVILGTGCGGGVSLEGKVHAGPNGLAGEWGHNPLPRPTPAESPGPLCYCGHTNCMELWLSGSGLERDYAQVTGKSLRGPEIVAASEAGDVEAEATMQRWEDRVARGFTTIINMLDPDAIVIGGGLSNLDRLYTNVPPRVQTLIFGGGALDTPILKAVHGDASGVRGAAWLWPASALV, encoded by the coding sequence GTGGCGAAGATACGAATCGGAATTGACCTGGGTGGGACAAAGATTGAAGGCCGCGCATTTGACGCAGAGGGCCATGAACTGGATCGGCTACGCGTCCCCACACCCCGCGAAGACTATGACGGAACCCTGGCGGCGATTGGCGAAGTTGCCACCGCGCTGGAGACACGTACGGGATCGAAGGGCCTCGTGGGTCTGGGCATCCCCGGAACGATCGTTCGCTCTACTGGACTGGTAAAGAATGCGAACTCGACCTGGCTGAACGGACGCCCCCTGGAGCTAGACCTGAAAAAGGTAACGGGGCGGGACATCCGCTGCGCAAACGATGCTAACTGCCTCGCGATCTCAGAGGCAACAGACGGTGCAGCCGCCGGGTATGGCGTCGTCTTCGGTGTCATCCTGGGAACAGGATGCGGCGGCGGTGTCTCTCTCGAAGGTAAGGTGCATGCCGGGCCGAATGGTTTGGCGGGCGAGTGGGGGCACAATCCTCTACCCAGACCTACGCCTGCGGAGTCGCCCGGACCACTCTGTTATTGCGGACACACCAATTGCATGGAACTGTGGCTTTCGGGGTCCGGGCTGGAGCGCGATTACGCCCAGGTAACGGGGAAGTCCCTGCGCGGGCCGGAGATCGTTGCGGCTTCTGAAGCGGGTGACGTAGAGGCCGAAGCGACGATGCAGCGATGGGAAGATCGCGTGGCCCGAGGCTTTACGACCATTATTAACATGCTGGATCCGGATGCCATCGTGATCGGTGGCGGACTCTCCAACCTCGATCGGCTCTACACGAACGTTCCACCCCGCGTGCAAACGCTGATCTTCGGAGGCGGCGCGCTGGATACGCCCATCCTGAAGGCCGTGCATGGCGATGCGAGCGGGGTTCGGGGTGCGGCATGGCTCTGGCCAGCGAGTGCTCTGGTCTAA
- a CDS encoding CYCXC family (seleno)protein: MKRTLTLVALSLLTLAAYAQYGNPTEEIPAYNAAPPRKPLKPVMQNEQLTGEYFSHGYQVRTYQMAKEIPAVLHQLPCYCRCDRAMGHNSLHSCFEGTHGAACSTCMKEAAYAYQQTKQGKTVSQIRAGIERGEWMDIDLQQIKTSTN; this comes from the coding sequence ATGAAGCGGACGCTTACTCTCGTTGCTCTCAGCCTGCTTACGCTGGCCGCCTATGCGCAGTACGGCAACCCCACGGAAGAGATCCCCGCCTACAACGCCGCTCCACCCCGGAAGCCTCTCAAGCCAGTGATGCAGAATGAACAGCTTACAGGCGAGTACTTCTCTCACGGCTACCAGGTTCGCACCTACCAGATGGCGAAAGAGATCCCCGCCGTCCTGCATCAGCTTCCCTGTTACTGCCGCTGCGACCGCGCCATGGGTCACAACAGCCTGCATAGCTGCTTCGAAGGTACCCACGGGGCTGCCTGCTCCACCTGCATGAAGGAAGCGGCCTATGCCTACCAGCAGACGAAGCAGGGCAAGACCGTCTCCCAGATCCGCGCTGGTATCGAGCGCGGCGAGTGGATGGACATCGATCTGCAGCAGATCAAGACCAGCACGAACTAG
- the glmU gene encoding bifunctional UDP-N-acetylglucosamine diphosphorylase/glucosamine-1-phosphate N-acetyltransferase GlmU has translation MSEQHQPGFGIAIMAAGKGTRLKSKRPKVLHEIGGKPLLLHVLDAALAIVPADAITVIIGHQAETVRSTVEAATRTAGVRFVLQAEQRGTGHALQQVKAAFAGLTPPEHLLVLSGDVPLIRPETIAAIRDFHLAEHAAMTILTAIPPDPTGYGRVVRKSPGSSEALAIVEQKSLAPDQQNLPEINSGIYAFQTASLFSHLDQLDTDNAHGEFYLTDVARLMVDAGERVVAFAADDIDEVLGANTIVEIMHLDAALRLTTAKRLMASGVTIFRPETCVIDATVEVGPDTILEPFVQLLGTTVIGSDCRIRSYSVVQDSILGDRVLLRNGCILDSSTVADDALLGPYAHLRPASHIGKGAHVGNFVETKKATIGEGSKANHLSYIGDAVVGDGVNIGAGVITCNYDGVNKNQTTIGDDVFVGSDSTLVAPLTLGSGSYVAAGSCITEDVPSGSLALGRSRQVTKEGWADRKRDAKLAKDNL, from the coding sequence GTGAGCGAACAGCATCAACCAGGCTTTGGCATCGCCATCATGGCCGCCGGAAAAGGTACACGTCTCAAGAGCAAGCGCCCCAAGGTGCTGCACGAAATCGGCGGGAAACCCTTGCTACTTCATGTCCTCGACGCCGCGCTCGCCATCGTGCCTGCCGACGCCATCACCGTCATCATCGGTCACCAGGCGGAGACCGTTCGCTCTACCGTGGAAGCCGCCACGCGCACCGCAGGCGTCCGTTTTGTGCTGCAGGCAGAACAGCGTGGAACTGGACACGCGCTTCAGCAGGTCAAAGCGGCTTTCGCTGGACTCACGCCTCCTGAGCATCTCCTCGTCCTCTCAGGCGACGTTCCCCTCATCCGCCCGGAGACCATCGCCGCCATCCGCGATTTCCATCTCGCCGAGCACGCCGCGATGACCATCCTCACTGCAATCCCCCCGGACCCCACCGGCTATGGCCGCGTCGTCCGCAAGTCTCCGGGTTCGTCCGAGGCCCTCGCCATCGTGGAGCAGAAGTCCCTCGCCCCCGACCAGCAAAACCTGCCCGAGATCAACTCCGGCATCTATGCCTTCCAGACCGCCTCGCTTTTTAGTCACCTCGACCAGCTCGACACGGACAACGCCCATGGCGAGTTCTACCTCACCGACGTCGCACGCCTCATGGTCGACGCCGGGGAGCGCGTCGTCGCATTCGCAGCGGACGATATCGACGAAGTCCTTGGCGCGAACACCATCGTCGAGATCATGCACCTCGACGCAGCCCTCCGCCTCACCACGGCAAAACGCCTCATGGCCTCCGGCGTCACCATCTTCCGTCCCGAGACCTGCGTTATCGACGCCACGGTGGAGGTCGGCCCGGACACCATCCTCGAACCCTTCGTCCAGCTCCTCGGTACGACCGTCATCGGTTCCGACTGCCGCATCCGTTCCTACTCCGTCGTGCAGGACTCTATCCTCGGAGACCGCGTCCTCCTCCGCAATGGATGCATTCTGGACTCCTCGACCGTCGCGGACGATGCTCTGCTCGGACCCTACGCGCACCTCCGCCCCGCCAGCCATATCGGCAAGGGCGCGCACGTCGGCAACTTCGTCGAAACCAAGAAGGCCACGATCGGAGAGGGCTCCAAGGCGAACCACCTCTCTTATATCGGCGACGCGGTCGTCGGCGACGGCGTGAACATCGGCGCAGGCGTGATCACCTGCAACTACGACGGAGTGAACAAAAACCAGACGACCATCGGGGACGACGTCTTCGTCGGCTCTGACTCCACCCTGGTCGCCCCCCTCACTCTGGGTAGTGGCTCTTACGTTGCGGCAGGCTCCTGTATTACAGAAGACGTCCCTTCGGGCTCACTCGCGCTCGGCCGCTCCCGTCAGGTCACCAAAGAAGGCTGGGCAGACCGCAAGCGGGATGCGAAGCTCGCTAAAGACAATCTGTAG
- a CDS encoding Ig-like domain repeat protein has translation MVLFCVSENSAEAQRTAISRALVVVDNEGAQDLGPAPGSAAVSGVVVTLKRSAAQQADLDSFLTNASTPGATGYHHFLTTEEFAARFQPSSASVDALSAWFSEQGLTVGAVSRARTSMLLSGTVAQMNAVFAVGLHRMSVASAEVLSATEVPSLPDALAASVTDVRGMNAIALNTDASSALDLLAAQVDANVSAVLVVKGVCTGSAADALADGFLPLLEQAAAQGQTVLVSGDCVTAALSPAATALATAVHGSADTQAVSLAVEGDARPSWQSVVGLPSGSIRAVPDLSSDPDALSTTLQTIVASAGVRQGAVNAILYSLAPVVGLYTQDAGVATGTWETATGLGQVDLKALIKAWPMGTGTTSVSISSSNYAPVHGTSFTLTATVTGTSTTTVPTGTVTFSSAQGGTLGSSALDSTGVATYVVSGVAAGSYDFKAVYGGDGVYAPATTASTAGVTVLGEPTMLSAVVASGATVGGTFAVTVTAKSASGIGTPSGSASVTPQGTSTTVVYTGALSSTVAGTATGVVNVLATQAGSVTLLVGCNSADVSFTCYTPVSVQATIAKATPGVVASYSTGVTAAARRRAAALETTSTGTVSATVSSSSTSVIPTGNVQFLDGTTVLGTGILANGVATLPVALTGAGHSITAVYAGDANFLTATSAAVAATGTLVTTTTSLASSASTSTYGTSLTLTSVVTPASLVDATAPTGTITFTDSLQGVVGTATLSAGTATLALTTLNAGSHSLVATYSGDTNYAASTSTTTVTVAVTAATGSLTATLSSTAAIGYGTAASISATVLLTSTGTATGSVTAMIAGVSGAVYKGVLTAGVATIAINAPPPGTYTVTVACTASINLTCSNTVTLTLKVVVGPTVTMLTVVPSAPQAGYKTTLTATVGPAVATTATLAAVTGTVSFTDNGISIGTGIVTNGTATLAVALAGGKSHALLATYSGDANYASSVSPSTIVTPLAIDSTIALTANTVTPLAGANVTLTATLTEPTGALIIPTGLVTFYDTLNGTTRKLGTAMLVSNGVNAAVAVFSSTNYTAGTHSAYAIYAGDGSYNTITSGQLLISVGDFTLTMNPATMTISQGHSGQAVGLLTTVSGFTGTVTFGCTPPANTLATCSFSPSSLTGGGATTLTISTTADATSLMRNRPRGGSGWPTGVALGALSMAFFARRSRMRSVLLALLLSMAALGAWGCSSGTSTTTGGSTTIGGGTPIGTGSPLGTSSFTLTTAATDGSTTVRHNYSYQVTIQ, from the coding sequence TTGGTTCTGTTTTGTGTTTCAGAGAATTCTGCCGAGGCCCAGCGGACGGCGATTTCGCGCGCCTTGGTCGTGGTGGACAATGAGGGCGCTCAGGATCTTGGTCCGGCTCCCGGCTCGGCGGCAGTGAGCGGCGTGGTGGTGACGCTGAAGCGGAGCGCGGCACAGCAGGCGGATCTCGACAGCTTTTTGACAAATGCAAGCACGCCCGGAGCGACGGGATATCACCACTTTCTGACAACGGAGGAGTTCGCGGCGAGATTTCAGCCGTCGAGCGCCAGCGTGGATGCGCTGTCGGCGTGGTTCTCGGAGCAGGGATTGACGGTGGGGGCCGTTTCGCGTGCGCGGACGTCGATGCTCCTGAGCGGAACCGTGGCGCAGATGAATGCCGTGTTCGCCGTAGGGCTTCATCGCATGAGCGTGGCCTCGGCCGAGGTGCTCTCTGCGACGGAGGTTCCTTCGCTGCCGGATGCGCTGGCTGCTTCCGTGACGGACGTTCGCGGCATGAATGCGATTGCTTTGAATACGGACGCGAGTTCGGCTCTCGATTTACTGGCGGCGCAGGTGGATGCGAACGTCTCCGCGGTGCTGGTGGTGAAGGGTGTTTGTACCGGCAGCGCAGCGGATGCGTTGGCCGATGGATTTTTGCCTTTGCTGGAACAGGCAGCGGCACAGGGGCAGACGGTGCTGGTCTCCGGCGATTGCGTCACGGCGGCACTCTCTCCGGCAGCGACTGCGCTGGCGACGGCGGTCCATGGCAGCGCGGATACGCAGGCCGTTTCGCTGGCAGTGGAAGGCGATGCGCGGCCCTCATGGCAGTCGGTGGTGGGTCTGCCTTCGGGAAGCATTCGCGCTGTGCCCGATCTGAGTTCGGATCCGGATGCGCTCTCGACTACGCTGCAGACCATCGTGGCCTCTGCAGGGGTACGGCAGGGCGCGGTGAATGCGATTCTCTATAGCCTCGCTCCGGTAGTGGGACTTTATACGCAGGATGCAGGTGTGGCAACAGGGACGTGGGAGACGGCAACAGGTCTGGGGCAGGTCGATCTGAAGGCCCTGATTAAAGCCTGGCCAATGGGAACAGGAACGACGTCGGTTTCGATCTCCAGCAGCAACTATGCACCGGTGCATGGGACGAGCTTTACGTTGACAGCGACGGTGACCGGTACGAGCACGACGACGGTGCCGACAGGAACGGTGACGTTCTCCAGCGCACAGGGCGGGACACTGGGATCTTCGGCGCTGGACTCTACGGGCGTGGCGACGTACGTGGTGAGCGGTGTCGCGGCGGGATCGTATGACTTCAAGGCGGTGTACGGGGGTGACGGTGTCTATGCTCCGGCTACAACCGCGAGCACGGCGGGTGTGACGGTGCTTGGCGAGCCGACGATGTTGTCTGCGGTTGTGGCGTCGGGAGCCACCGTAGGTGGGACCTTTGCCGTGACGGTGACGGCAAAGTCTGCGAGCGGGATTGGAACGCCGTCGGGCTCTGCTTCTGTAACGCCGCAGGGTACTTCGACCACGGTGGTTTATACAGGCGCGCTTAGCTCCACGGTGGCGGGAACGGCGACGGGCGTGGTCAATGTGTTAGCAACACAGGCCGGAAGTGTGACGCTGCTGGTGGGCTGCAACAGCGCAGACGTCAGCTTTACCTGCTACACGCCGGTGAGCGTGCAGGCGACGATTGCGAAAGCCACTCCTGGAGTCGTTGCAAGCTATTCCACCGGCGTAACAGCGGCCGCGAGAAGACGAGCCGCCGCGTTGGAGACGACTTCAACGGGGACGGTGTCCGCCACAGTGAGTTCGAGCAGCACCTCGGTGATCCCGACGGGGAACGTCCAGTTTCTGGACGGCACGACGGTGCTCGGAACGGGGATTCTCGCGAACGGTGTTGCGACCTTGCCGGTTGCGCTCACCGGAGCGGGCCATTCCATCACCGCAGTGTATGCGGGCGATGCGAACTTCCTCACGGCGACCTCCGCAGCGGTGGCGGCAACGGGAACGCTGGTGACGACGACCACATCGCTCGCATCATCCGCGTCGACATCGACGTATGGCACTTCACTGACGCTGACGTCGGTGGTCACACCGGCGTCTCTTGTGGATGCGACCGCACCGACAGGGACGATCACTTTTACTGATTCGCTGCAGGGCGTGGTCGGCACGGCGACGCTCTCCGCAGGCACCGCAACGCTGGCGCTGACGACGTTGAATGCCGGGTCTCATTCGCTGGTGGCAACGTATAGCGGAGATACCAACTACGCCGCAAGCACAAGCACTACGACTGTAACAGTGGCCGTAACCGCAGCGACCGGCAGTCTGACGGCGACGCTCTCTTCGACGGCGGCCATCGGGTACGGGACAGCGGCTTCGATCTCTGCGACGGTACTACTTACGAGCACTGGAACCGCGACGGGAAGCGTTACCGCAATGATTGCGGGCGTGAGCGGAGCTGTTTATAAGGGAGTTCTCACCGCTGGCGTGGCGACGATTGCTATCAATGCGCCGCCACCGGGAACGTATACGGTCACGGTAGCGTGCACGGCTTCGATTAACCTGACCTGCAGCAATACGGTGACGCTTACCTTGAAGGTGGTGGTGGGACCGACGGTGACAATGCTTACCGTGGTGCCTTCCGCGCCGCAGGCAGGCTATAAGACCACGTTGACGGCAACCGTAGGTCCGGCAGTCGCTACGACTGCGACCCTCGCCGCTGTGACCGGGACGGTCAGCTTTACCGACAATGGCATCTCGATAGGTACTGGCATCGTGACGAACGGAACCGCAACGCTCGCAGTTGCCCTGGCGGGCGGCAAATCGCACGCGCTGTTGGCGACATACTCGGGGGATGCAAACTATGCCTCAAGTGTCTCTCCTTCCACGATTGTGACGCCGTTGGCCATCGACTCCACGATTGCCTTGACCGCGAACACGGTGACACCGCTTGCGGGCGCCAATGTAACGCTGACGGCCACGCTGACCGAGCCGACCGGTGCACTCATCATTCCGACTGGTCTGGTCACGTTCTACGACACACTGAATGGAACAACGCGCAAGCTGGGAACGGCGATGCTGGTCTCCAATGGAGTGAATGCAGCGGTGGCTGTGTTTTCCAGCACGAACTACACGGCGGGCACGCATAGCGCGTATGCCATCTATGCCGGGGACGGCTCGTATAACACCATCACCTCAGGTCAGCTTTTGATCTCCGTTGGAGACTTCACCCTGACGATGAACCCGGCCACCATGACCATCAGTCAGGGACACAGCGGGCAGGCGGTTGGGCTGCTGACGACGGTGAGCGGCTTCACCGGGACCGTGACCTTCGGTTGTACGCCGCCTGCAAACACGTTGGCGACGTGTTCTTTTTCGCCGAGCTCTCTTACGGGTGGAGGCGCGACCACGCTGACGATCTCAACCACGGCCGATGCGACGTCCCTGATGAGAAACCGACCGCGTGGGGGCTCTGGCTGGCCGACAGGCGTTGCGCTTGGGGCCCTGTCGATGGCGTTTTTCGCGCGTCGCTCGCGGATGCGTTCGGTGCTCCTTGCACTGCTGCTTTCGATGGCTGCCCTGGGTGCGTGGGGATGTTCGAGCGGGACCTCGACTACGACCGGAGGCAGCACGACCATTGGAGGAGGAACTCCTATCGGGACGGGCAGTCCTTTAGGAACGTCGAGCTTTACGCTGACGACTGCGGCGACGGATGGTTCGACTACGGTCCGGCATAACTATTCGTATCAGGTGACGATTCAATAA